The Deltaproteobacteria bacterium DNA segment CACGTCGCTTCTCCTGCACTTCGATTCCCCCGACATCGAGGACTGCGAACACCTGGTCCCATGCTGCAAGGCCCGATTCGCGCAAATGTTGCCTCGATCGGGTTTCGCTCCGCAGGGGGCGTTCGTTAGCTTTCGACGTCGCTCGGGGTTCGGCTCCAGACCGCCGTACGCACCAAGCAACGCGACAAGGAGGGGTACGAGAATGCGATCTCGGTTGACGGCCGCTCTCGCGGCCTTCGCCATCGGTGGGCTCGCTACCGGTCTCGCGCCGTCGCTCGCGATGGCGGAGGACGTGCAGGAACAGCTGCGCCAGATGCAGGATCGCCTCCAGAACATGGAGGACAAGCTGCAGGCGACGAACGATCAGCTCGGTGCTGCCAACCAGCGGGTGGAGGAGCAGGCCACGCTGATCGAGGAGTCGGGTCTCGCGGACACGCGCGGCGCCAGCTCCGGCCTCGGCTGCCTCGTCTGCGACTGGCGGATCGGCGGCTGGGTCGCCGGTAGCTACAACTACAACCTCAACGATCCGAACGACGCGCGGAACGGCGGCCTCGGCGACACGAACATGGGCGATGGCTACCTGTTCTACGACCGTCTCCATCCCGACCACAACAGCTTCGCGCTGGACCAGGTGTGGTTCGAGATCGAGAAGGAGATCTCGGAGGAGAACCGCGCCGGCTTCCGCGCCGACTTCGTGTACGGCAAGACCGCGAAGTGGCTGAACGGCGGCGGTCCCTACAACAGCTCCATCAACGACGACTCGGCCCTCTACCTCTACCAGGCCTACGTCCAGTACGCGCCGCCGATCGGGCCCGAGGGCACGGTCGTGAAGTTCGGCAAGTTCGCGACGCTGCTCGGCGCCGAGGTGCCCGGGACGATCTACAACTACAACATCACCCGCGGTCCGGTCTGGACGATGCTCGAGCCCATCGACCACATCGGCATCCTGGTCGGCGGCCCGATCGGCGAGAGCGGCTTCGACTGGGCCATCGGCGGGGTGAACGGCTTCACGCAGGACGACCCGGACGTCAACGACCGCAAGTCGGTGACGGGTCACCTCGGCTGGGCGAACGACCAGTTCGCGGTCGGCGTGAACGGCATCTGGGGCGGCGAGACCCTGGGCTTCGACGGCGACGAGACCGGGACCGTCAACCTGCTCGCCAAGTGGACCCCGTCCGACCGCTTCGGCATGTACCTGAACGGCGACTTCGGCTGGATGGACGAGCCGCACGGCACGGACTTCGATCCCTACGGGTGGGGCGTCTCGCTGGCCGGTCGCTACGGCATCACCGAGCGGACGGGCATCGCGCTGCGCGGTGACTTCGTGCAGGACGAGGACGGCTTCCTCCTCTGCAACGGCCGCCAGGGTGGCATGTACAACAACAGCGACGGCTGCAACTTCACCAACGTCCTCGACGACCAGGACATCGAGCAGGTCTGGAGCGTCACCGGCACCCTCGACCACCTGCTGACCGATCAGCTGATGGTGCGGGCCGAGGCGCGCTGGGATCTCGTGGATCTCGACGAGGGTCCGAGCCGGATCTACGGCGAGAACAACGGGGACCAGCAGGGCTACTGGACAGAGGACGACCAGGTCACGCTCTTCCTGGAGGTCGTCTACAACTTCAACAAGTTCGTCGGCGACTGATCGCCGCAGGACGGGTTGACCGGGGGGCGCAGCACCGCGAGGTGCTGCGCCCCTTCTCTTTCCGGCCCCGTCCGGCGGCGGCTGCCGAGCGCATGGGCAGCGCTGCACAACTTCGCGCCAGCCGGATCCCGCCCGGGAAGCGGGCGCGCCCGCCCCGGGCTGCGGCGCCGCGTCTCGCCCTTGGCATGCGCCTTGCTCCCCTCCAGCGCGTTGCCAGGACGCTCCCGGGGGCCGGGGCTCCGCTCCGCCCATGGGCGGGGAGTGGTACCGTGAGGCCCCGCCCGGGCCGGGGCGGTGACCGCCACGACCGGCCGTCGAGACTCCGCACCAGCGCGGCGCGCCGCCACCGCGAGGAAGCCACCCATGCGCAAGGTCGAGGCGATCATCAAGCCCTTCAAGCTCGACGAGGTGAAGGAGGCGCTCCAGGGCATCGGCGTGCAGGGCATGACGGTGTCGGAGGTGAAGGGCTTCGGCCGCCAGAAGGGCCACACCGAGCTCTACCGCGGCGCCGAGTACGTGGTGGACTTCCTTCCCAAGATCAAGATCGAGATCGCCTGCAGCGACGACCTCGTCGACAAGGTCGTGCAGGCGATCGTGCAGGCCGCCAACACCGGCCGCATCGGCGACGGCAAGATCTTCGTGTACCCGCTCCAGGACGTGATCCGCATCCGCACCGGTGAGAGCGGTCCGGACGCGGTCTGAGCGAAGACCCACCCCCTAGAGCCCGAGCTCGAAAAAGGACCCGATCCGAACATGACGCCGAAAGAAGTCCTCGCCCTCGCCAAGAAGCACGACGTCGTGATGGTGGACTGCCGCATCACCGATTCGCCGGGGCTGTGGCAGCACTGCTCGCATCCGATCGCGCAGCTCGAGGAGTCCACCTTCGAAGACGGCTACGGCTTCGACGGCTCCTCGATCCGCGGCTGGAAGGCGATCAACGAGAGCGACATGCTCATGATCCCCGACCCGGCCAGCGCCTTCATCGACCCGTTCCTGGCCCACCCGACGCTGGTCCTGATCTGCGACGTGGTCGACCCGATCTCGCGCCAGCCCTACGGGCGCGACCCGCGCCAGCTCGCCCGGCGTGCCGAAGCGCACCTGAAGCAGAGCGGCGTGGCCGACACCGCCTTCTTCGGTCCGGAGGCCGAGTTCTTCGTCTTCGACGAGGCGCGCTTCGGCACGGGGGCGAACTACGGCTTCTACCAGCTCGACTCGCGCGAGGCGGCCTGGAACAGCAACCGCGAGGAGGGCGGCCGGAACCTCGCCTACAAGATCCGCCACAAGGAGGGCTACTTCCCGGTCCCGCCCCACGACACGCAGCAGGACCTGCGCACCGAGATGTGCCTCGAGATGGAGAAGATGGGGATCGTCATCGAGACCCAGCATCACGAGGTGGCGACCGCCGGTCAGGCCGAGATCGACATGAAGTTCGACACCCTGGTCGCGATGGCCGACAAGCTGATGAAGTACAAGTACGTGGTGAAGAACGTCGCGCGCAGGCACGGCCTGACCGCGACCTTCATGCCGAAGCCGCTCTTCAAGGACAACGGCTCGGGCATGCACGTCCACCAGTCGCTCTGGAAGGGCGGCAAGCCGCTCTTCGCCGGCGACAAGTACGCGGGGCTCAGCGACATCGCCCTCTACTACATGGGCGGGCTGCTCAAGCACTCACGGGCGCTGGCGGCCTTCACCAACCCGACGACCAACTCGTACAAGCGGCTGGTCCCGGGCTACGAGGCGCCGGTGAACCTGGCCTACTCCTCGCGCAACCGGTCGGCGTCGCTGCGCATCCCGACCTACTCGCAGAGCCCGAAGGCCAAGCGGGTCGAGGTGCGCTACCCGGACCCGGCCTGCAATCCCTACCTGGCGTTCGCGGCGATGCTGATGGCCGGCATCGACGGCGTCCTCAACAAGATCCACCCGGGCGAGCCGCTCGACAAGAACATCTACGCGCTCTCGCCCGAGGAGGCACGCGGCGTCCCGACGATGCCGGGCAGCCTCGACGAGGCCCTGCGGGAGCTCGAGAACGATCACGAGTTCCTGCTCCAGGGGGGCGTCTTCAGCAAGGACCTGATCGATTCGTATCTCGAGTACAAGCGCGAGAACGACGTCGATGCGCTGCGGCTGCGCCCGCACCCGCACGAGTTCGAGCTCTACTTCGACGTCTGATCGGAGGCGACAGGGATCCCGGGGGCTCCGCGGGCCAGCGGCCGGCGGGGCCCCCTTCGCATCCGCGGGTCAGCCGCGCGCGCCGAGCGCCAGCACGTCGTCCATGTCGTAGAGGCCAGGCGCCCGGCCGCGTGCCCAGCGCGCCGCGCGCAGCGCGCCGGCGGCGAAGTGGTCGCGGGTGGCGGCGCGGTGGGTCAGCTCGAGGCGCTCGCCGCGGCCCACGAGCAGGAGCGTGTGCTCGCCCGCGTTGTCGCCGCCGCGCAGCGCCTGCACCCCGATCGCGCCCGGCGCTCGCGCGCCCGTCTCGCCCGCCCGCGTCTCGACCAGCACCGCCGCGAGCTCCTGGCCCCGCGCCGACGCCACCGCAGCCGCGAGGCGCAGCGCCGTGCCGCTCGGGGCGTCGCGCTTGGCCGCGTGGTGGAGCTCCACGATCTCGGCGTCGAAGCCGGGCCCGAGCAGGCGCGCCGCCTCGCCCGCGAGGTGGGCGAGCACGTTCACCGCGACCGAGAAGTTCGGCGCGAGCACGAGCGGCAGGTGCCTTGCGAGCGCGGCGAGCTCCGCCTGCTCCGCCGCCGTGAAGCCGGTGGTGCCGCAGACGTAGGCGAGGCCGCGCCCGGCGGCGGCGCGCAGGGCCCCGAGCGTGGCGGCCGGCACCGAGAAGTCGATCACCGCGTCCGCACCTGCGAAGGCCGCCTGCGGGTCGGCCGTGACGGCGACGCCCGGGGCCAGCTCGCGCCCGAGCCCGGGATGGCCCGCCCCCTCGAGCGCGCCGGCGAGCTCGGCGTCACCGGCCCCGGCAAGTGCCGAGCGAACGCATTCGCCCATCCGCCCGAGCGCACCGACGCACGCCACCCGCAGCGCCGCGTGCGAAGGCCGCTGGCTCATCGCCGCGAAGCCCTCCGGTTCTGGGCGTGGCTCAAAGGAGGCCGAGCTCCTTCAGCACCGCCTCGAGCCGGCACCGGTTCGCCTCGGACAGACGGGTCAGGGGCAGGCGCAGCTCCTCGGTGGTCCCGCTGCGCAGGGCCACGGCCGCCTTCACCGGGATCGGGTTCGTCTCGCAGAAGAGCACGTCGAAGAGGGGCAGCAGGCGGAAGTGCAGGGCGCGCGCACGGGCGAGATCGCCGGCGC contains these protein-coding regions:
- a CDS encoding outer membrane beta-barrel protein, with product MTAALAAFAIGGLATGLAPSLAMAEDVQEQLRQMQDRLQNMEDKLQATNDQLGAANQRVEEQATLIEESGLADTRGASSGLGCLVCDWRIGGWVAGSYNYNLNDPNDARNGGLGDTNMGDGYLFYDRLHPDHNSFALDQVWFEIEKEISEENRAGFRADFVYGKTAKWLNGGGPYNSSINDDSALYLYQAYVQYAPPIGPEGTVVKFGKFATLLGAEVPGTIYNYNITRGPVWTMLEPIDHIGILVGGPIGESGFDWAIGGVNGFTQDDPDVNDRKSVTGHLGWANDQFAVGVNGIWGGETLGFDGDETGTVNLLAKWTPSDRFGMYLNGDFGWMDEPHGTDFDPYGWGVSLAGRYGITERTGIALRGDFVQDEDGFLLCNGRQGGMYNNSDGCNFTNVLDDQDIEQVWSVTGTLDHLLTDQLMVRAEARWDLVDLDEGPSRIYGENNGDQQGYWTEDDQVTLFLEVVYNFNKFVGD
- a CDS encoding P-II family nitrogen regulator, which codes for MRKVEAIIKPFKLDEVKEALQGIGVQGMTVSEVKGFGRQKGHTELYRGAEYVVDFLPKIKIEIACSDDLVDKVVQAIVQAANTGRIGDGKIFVYPLQDVIRIRTGESGPDAV
- the glnA gene encoding type I glutamate--ammonia ligase yields the protein MTPKEVLALAKKHDVVMVDCRITDSPGLWQHCSHPIAQLEESTFEDGYGFDGSSIRGWKAINESDMLMIPDPASAFIDPFLAHPTLVLICDVVDPISRQPYGRDPRQLARRAEAHLKQSGVADTAFFGPEAEFFVFDEARFGTGANYGFYQLDSREAAWNSNREEGGRNLAYKIRHKEGYFPVPPHDTQQDLRTEMCLEMEKMGIVIETQHHEVATAGQAEIDMKFDTLVAMADKLMKYKYVVKNVARRHGLTATFMPKPLFKDNGSGMHVHQSLWKGGKPLFAGDKYAGLSDIALYYMGGLLKHSRALAAFTNPTTNSYKRLVPGYEAPVNLAYSSRNRSASLRIPTYSQSPKAKRVEVRYPDPACNPYLAFAAMLMAGIDGVLNKIHPGEPLDKNIYALSPEEARGVPTMPGSLDEALRELENDHEFLLQGGVFSKDLIDSYLEYKRENDVDALRLRPHPHEFELYFDV
- the dapB gene encoding 4-hydroxy-tetrahydrodipicolinate reductase, whose amino-acid sequence is MSQRPSHAALRVACVGALGRMGECVRSALAGAGDAELAGALEGAGHPGLGRELAPGVAVTADPQAAFAGADAVIDFSVPAATLGALRAAAGRGLAYVCGTTGFTAAEQAELAALARHLPLVLAPNFSVAVNVLAHLAGEAARLLGPGFDAEIVELHHAAKRDAPSGTALRLAAAVASARGQELAAVLVETRAGETGARAPGAIGVQALRGGDNAGEHTLLLVGRGERLELTHRAATRDHFAAGALRAARWARGRAPGLYDMDDVLALGARG